AAATCAATTGGATCTCAAATTAATAAAAGTTTAACTCCTGGTCAAGAATTCATAAAAATAGTGAAAAATGAGTTAATACTTGCTATGGGTGAAAAAAATAATACTTTAAATTTATCTATTGCACCACCCGCTATCATATTAGTCATCGGATTACAAGGAGCAGGAAAAACAACTACTTTAGCAAAATTAGCTAAATGGATACGAGATAAACATAAGAAAAAAATATTAGTTGTATCTACTGATATTTATCGTGCAGCTGCTATTAAACAACTTGAAATTCTATCACAGCAAATTCAAATAGATTTTTTTTCATCAAACACAAATGAAAAACCAATAGAGATCACTGAAAAAGCGATAAAATATACAAAATTAAAATTATATGATGTTTTATTGATTGATACTGCAGGACGCTTACATATTGATGAAAAAATGATGAATGAAATTAATCAAATACAAAATTTATCAAAACCTATTGAAACATTATTAATAGTAGATTCTATGATGGGTCAAGATGCAATAAATATGTCAAAAATATTTAATAATAAACTATTTATATCTGGTATAGTATTAACAAAAACAGATAGTGATTCTAGAAGCGGAATTGCTTTATCTATGCGATATATCACAGGAAAACCAATTAAATTCATTGGAACAGGAGAAAAAATAACAGATTTGGAAGCATTTTCTCCTGAAAGAATTTCTGATAGAATCTTAGGAATGAATGATGTCATATCTCTGATTGAAGATATTGAAGAAAAAGTTGATCAATCTCAAGTTCAAAAACTCACAAAAAAGTTAAAAAAAGGTCATAATTTTAACTTAAATGATTTTTTAATACAAATTAAACAAATAAAAAAAATAGGAGGATTAAACTATTTTATTAATAAATTTTCTATGAATAATATATTATCTAATAATATATCATTGCTAAATTCAGATAAAAATACATTAAAAAAAATAGAAGCAATAATATCTTCAATGACACCTAAAGAAAGAGAAAAACCAATAATTATAAAAGGATCTAGAAAACGTAGAATTGCTTTAGGTTCTGGAACAAAAATACAAGATGTCAATAAATTATTAAAAAATTTTGATGATATACAAAGAATTATGAAAAAAATAAAAACTGGAGGAATATCAAAAGTGATGAGAGGAATAAAAAATATATTACCTAAAAATTTTTCATAAATAAAATTACATACATAAAATATTAAAAAATATTTTTATATGTAATTTTATCCAAAAATAAAATTCAGTTTCATGATATTTCTATTAAATAAATTTAAAGAAGATAAATATATGGTAAAAATTCGTTTAGCTCGATATGGAACAAAAAAACGTCCTTTTTATAAGTTAGTAGTAGCTGATAGTCGTTGTCCTAGAGATGGTCGTTTTATTGAGCGTGTAGGCCATTTTAATCCCATTTCCAAAGGAAAAACGCATGATCTCAAGGTTAACTTAGATCGTATTAAATATTGGAAAGAAAAAGGAGCTAAAATATCAAAAAGAACACAAAAAATAATAAAATTATCTGATAAAGAGGTCATATTATAATTATTAGTATAAAGAAACCAATTGCACCATTGTTAATAGGAAAAGTAGGAAAAGCTTATGGAATACTAGGCTGGATGACTATTTTTTCTTTTACAGAAGAAAAAGAAAAAATATTTAATTATCAACCATGGTTTTTTTTTAAAAAAAAATGGTTAAAAGTTCAACTTAATAAGTGGAAAAAACATAATAAGAATTTTATTATTCATATCAAAGGTATTTCTAATCGATCAGAAGCTAGAGAACTAACTAATTCAGATATTATAATTAATAAAGATGTATTGCCTGTATTAAAAAAAAATGAATATTATTGGAATGATATTATCAACTATAAAGTGTTTAATTTAAACCAAATTTATTTAGGTAGAGTTATTAATTTAATACGTACAAAACATAATGATATTTTAATAGTCGAAAATTCATTAAAAACATTAAAAAAAAATATTTTTATTCCATTCATCGATAAAAAAATCATCAAAAATATAAATACCAATTATAAATTTATAACAGTTCAATGGAACTAAATTATCTATTCTAAATGAAAAACAAATATGATAAAACTTTAATATGGTTTAAAATTATTACTATTTTTCCGGAAATGTTTCGTGCTATTACTGATTATGGCGTCATTGGAAAAGCGATCAAAAAAAACATTATTAACATTGATTTTTTAAATCCCAGAAATTTTACTAATAATAAGTATAGATCTATAGATGACCGTCCTTATGGAGGAGGACCAGGTATGTTGATGAGTGTCGAACCATTATATTTATCTATTCAACATGCTAAATCTACATTAAAAGATGCTTTTGTAATTTACTTATCTCCTCAAGGAAAACAATTAGAACAAAATTGTATACAAAAATTAATTGATAAAAAAAAAATTATACTTATATGTGGCCGATATGAAGGAATAGATCAAAGAATTATTGACAGCCAAGTTAATGAAGAATGGTCAATTGGAAATTATATACTTACTGGAGGAGAACTTGCTGCTATGATTATGATTGATTCAATTTCTAGATTAATTCCAGGTGTTATCAAAAAAAAACAATCATTAGAACAAGATTCTTTTTCTAATAATTTACTTGATTATCCAAATTATACTCGACCAAGAATAATTTATAATATGTCTGTTCCTAAAATATTGTTATCTGGAAATCATGATAAAATTCGACTTTGGCGTTTAAAACAGTCACTAGGAAACACTTGGATCAAACGACCTGATCTTTTAAAAAAAAATTTTTTAACTAAAGAAGAAACAATACTATTAAATGAATTCAAAAAAAAACATAAATAATTATTTATTTCTTCAGTTATCTGATTTTTAGGAGTAATATATGCCCAATATAATTCAAGAAATAGAAAAAAAACAACTAAAAAAAAATATACCTATTTTTAGACCCGGAGATACTGCAGAAGTTAAAGTATGGGTTGTCGAAGGTTCTAAAAAACGTCTTCAATCTTTTGAAGGAATAGTCATAGCAATAAAAAATCGTTGTTTAAATTCATCTTTTACAGTACGTAAAATATCTAATGGAGAAGGTGTAGAGCGTGTTTTTCAAACGCATTCTCGTGGTATTGAAGAAATTATCATAAAAAGAAAAGGTCTAGTTAGAAAAGCAAAATTATACTATTTAAGAACACGAACAGGTAAAGCTGCGCGTATTAAAGAAAAAATTAACTAACATTAATGAAATAACTTTCGCATGCAGTCATGACATATTTCTTGACTGCATTATTCTTTATAAGATTTTAACAAAATTATTAAAAAATTTTCTCTTGTAAAAATTAAACAGTTGTTCCGCCTACAGTTAAACTATCTAATTTTATAGATGGCTGTCCAATTCCCACCGGAATATTTTGACCATCTTTACCACAAAATCCCATTCCTTGATCCATTTTTAAATCATCACCCACCATGGATATTTTTTTCATAACTTCTAAACCAGATCCTATTAATGTTATATTTTTAATTGGTGTAGAAATTTTTCCTTTCTTAATTAAATAGGCCTCAGAAGTAGAAAATACAAAATTTCCAGAAGTAATGTCCACTTGACCTCCAGAAAAATTTATAGCATATATTCCATAGTCAACACTGTTAATTATATCATCTATTTTAGACTTACCAGATAACATATAGGTATTAGTCATTCTAGGAATAGGTAAATATGAGTAAGATTCACGACGTCCATTCCCAGTAGACTGAGTTCCCATCAAACGTGCATTGAGTTTATCTTGCATATATTTTTTTAAGATTCCGTCTTCAATTAAAATATTATACTGACCAGGAGTACCTTCATCATCAATACTTAAGGATCCGCGTTGATCTTTTATGGTTCCGTCATCAATAATAGTACATAATTCAGATGCAACTTTTTTCCCAATCATATTAGTAAATATTGATGTTCCTCTTCTATTAAAATCACCTTCCAAGCCGTGTCCAACCGCTTCATGCAATAAAACACCTGGCCATCCAGGACCTAAAACTACTGGAAAAGTTCCTGAAGGAGCTTCTTTTGAAGATAAGTTTAATAAAGCTATACGGACTGCTTCTCTTGACCAATAATCAATCCTAATCTCTTTTGAAAAATCATCTTTTTTTAGAAAAAAACTATAATCAGTGCGATTTCCTCCACCACTTCGTCCTTTTTCTCTTCTTCCATGATCTTCAACTATTACACTAACAGAGAAATGAACTAAAGGTCTGATATCAGTTGCTAAATCTCCATCAGTAGAAGCTATTAATATTTGTTCATAAGAACCTGTTAAAGTTGCGTTGACTTCTATTACACGATGATCAACACTACGTGCTATATGATCTGCTCTATATAATAAATCACTTTTTTCTCTGTAAGAGAACATTTCTAAAGGATTTTTAAAATTATAAAATGGTTTTATTTTTTTTTCGAGTAATATTTTTGTCTTTACTTTTTCTTTAATAGAAATAAAACTGCCTGCTACGTTGATACTTTTTCTTAGAGAATCTATCGATATTTGATCTGCATATGCGAATCCTGTTGTTTGTCCTTGTATAGCTCTAACACCTACCCCTTGATCTGCATGATAATTACCTTCTTTTATAATTCTATTTTCTAATGACCAAGATTCATGAAGATTAGATTGAAAGTATAGATCTGCATAATCTAACTTACGTGTACATAATTCTTCTAAAGAGACGAAAAGATCTTGATGATTTATTTTATTAGTAGTTAATAAAGCTTCAGTAACTAATTCAAATGTCATTTAAACTCGCTTAATATATAATAATTTTATGGAAATTTATTATAAAAGATAAAATATAAAATAAAAATATTTTTTATAAAAAATGCTATAATTTATTTAAAAAGATAATTGTTTAAAAAGAGATTAAATATGAAAAATATTAAAAATGTATTAGTAATCAATGGACCGAATTTAAATCTTTTAGGAACAAGAGAAACTAAATTTTATGGCAACATTAGTTTAACTCATTTAATCAACGATTTACAAATAAAAGCTAAAAAGCTTAATATGACATTAGATCATGTACAGTCAAATGCAGAACATGTTTTAATTGATACAATTCACAATTCAAAAGATAATGTTCATTATATTATCATTAATCCAGCAGCATTTACACATACTAGCATAGCGATAAGAGATGCTTTGATCGGAGTTAATATTCCTTTTATTGAAGTTCATATTTCAAATATTTATTCTAGAGAAGATTTTCGTTCTCATTCTTGGTTATCAGATATTTCTCAAGGTGTAATTTGTGGACTAGGACTTGATGGTTACTATTGGGCATTAAAAACCATATCAAATAGACTAATCTGATTTCTATAAAAATAAAAGATGATATGAACTAAAAAACTATATTTTATATATTACATAACAAAATTTTTTGCACTCTCTCGATTTTTAAAAAATAGAAAGTGCAATAAAATAAAGTTAGTTCATACCATATTTTTTTAATTTTTTTCGTAATGTACTTCGATTAATCCCCATCATTAAAGCTGCACGTGTCTGATTTCCTCGAGTATGTTGCATAATCATGTCTAATAATGGTTGTTCTAATTCAGATAAAGCTAATGAATATAAATTATCAATATTTTTTCCATTTAAATTTAATAAAAAATGTTTTAAAGATTGTCTAACTGATTCACGTAAAGGTTTCTTTATAATTTTATTTTGAGAACTTATACTAGATACAACAAAAAATTCAGTATTTAAGGTTTCTTCTAACATAGTACTATCAACTCTTTATTATTTTATAATGTCTCTATTTAAAAAAAGAATATATTTTTTAAACTTTTTTATTAAGATAAATAATATGTTTTATTAAAAATAAATACAATAAATAAAACAAATTTGTTATATATTTGTAATATATGTTAGAAGTTCTTTTATATCTTCAGGAAGAGGTACTGACCAAGACATTAAGTTTTTAGTAATAGGATGATGAAAAGAAATATGAGTAGCATGTAATGCCTGACGCGGAAATTGAACTATTTTATTTATATTTTTATTTTTTATATTATCAATCTTCTGGTTCATTCCACCATAAATAGGATCGCCAACTAACGGATGTCTAATATGTAACATGTGTACACGAATCTGATGTGTACGTCCTGTTTCTAATCTTATCGTTATATGCGTATGAAATCTAAAACGATTTATTATTTTATAATGAGTAATAGATTTTTTACCTAAACTATGTACCATCATACATGTTCTTTTAACATTATGACGTATTATGGGAGCATTGATAGTACCACCTGAAATCATATTTCCTTTTACGATGCCTTGATATTTTCGAGTAATCTTTCTTTTTTTCAATAATTTTAACAAATAATTATAAGATATCAAATTTTTTGCAATTACCATTAAGCCACTGGTATCTTTATCTAAACGATGTACAATGCCTGCACGAGGCAAATGCTGAATATTTTGATAACGATATAATAATGCATTTAAAATAGTTCCTTTATGATTCCCCGCACCAGGATGAACGACTAAACCAGCAGGTTTATTAATAATAATTATGTCACAATCTTCGTAAATAATATTTAAAGAAATATTTTCAGCTAAATGAAGAAAAAGTTCTTTCGAATCGGGATAAATACTAATAATTTCTCCTCCGAATATTTTTTTATCAGGCTGATTAATTATATTTTTATCAACAAATACTTTATTTTTAAGAATTAACTGTTTTAAATAAGAACGAGAATATTGCTTGAACAAATGAGTTAATACTTGATCTAATCTTTTTCCTGATAAAGCAATAGAAGATACAATCGTACTTAATTCTATTTTTTTCAATAAAATTATCCTTTTGATAGATAAATAAATATTTTTTTGTTAATCAAACCGAATCCTTAATTAATAGAAAATATGATATTCTATTCATCACCAAACAAAAAATATTCTGAATAAAAAATTTTATGAATTTCAATAAAAAATTCCAAATAAAAAAAAATAATATCATATGCATTTTTTTAATTATATGTTTAAACTTTACAGTATGCTGTAAATCTTCAAATAATGATTTTTTTATAAAGACATATAATGTTTATAAAAAAGCTCAAAAAAAATTAAAAGAAAAAAATTTTAATGATGCAATTTTCATATTAGAAAAATTAAAAAAAAACCATATGACTTATTTTATTCATGACAAAATTCAAATAAATTTAATTTATGCTTATTACAAAAATTGCAATTTCAATACAGCTCAAAAAAATATAGAAGAATTTCTACGTATTTATCCAA
The sequence above is a segment of the Buchnera aphidicola str. G002 (Myzus persicae) genome. Coding sequences within it:
- the ffh gene encoding signal recognition particle protein, which translates into the protein MFNNLTQRLSQSLRKIINKGRLTEDNIQDTIREVRKALLEADVTLSVVQKFIENVKKKSIGSQINKSLTPGQEFIKIVKNELILAMGEKNNTLNLSIAPPAIILVIGLQGAGKTTTLAKLAKWIRDKHKKKILVVSTDIYRAAAIKQLEILSQQIQIDFFSSNTNEKPIEITEKAIKYTKLKLYDVLLIDTAGRLHIDEKMMNEINQIQNLSKPIETLLIVDSMMGQDAINMSKIFNNKLFISGIVLTKTDSDSRSGIALSMRYITGKPIKFIGTGEKITDLEAFSPERISDRILGMNDVISLIEDIEEKVDQSQVQKLTKKLKKGHNFNLNDFLIQIKQIKKIGGLNYFINKFSMNNILSNNISLLNSDKNTLKKIEAIISSMTPKEREKPIIIKGSRKRRIALGSGTKIQDVNKLLKNFDDIQRIMKKIKTGGISKVMRGIKNILPKNFS
- the rpsP gene encoding 30S ribosomal protein S16; translated protein: MVKIRLARYGTKKRPFYKLVVADSRCPRDGRFIERVGHFNPISKGKTHDLKVNLDRIKYWKEKGAKISKRTQKIIKLSDKEVIL
- the rimM gene encoding ribosome maturation factor RimM (Essential for efficient processing of 16S rRNA), translated to MIIISIKKPIAPLLIGKVGKAYGILGWMTIFSFTEEKEKIFNYQPWFFFKKKWLKVQLNKWKKHNKNFIIHIKGISNRSEARELTNSDIIINKDVLPVLKKNEYYWNDIINYKVFNLNQIYLGRVINLIRTKHNDILIVENSLKTLKKNIFIPFIDKKIIKNINTNYKFITVQWN
- the trmD gene encoding tRNA (guanosine(37)-N1)-methyltransferase TrmD, whose product is MKNKYDKTLIWFKIITIFPEMFRAITDYGVIGKAIKKNIINIDFLNPRNFTNNKYRSIDDRPYGGGPGMLMSVEPLYLSIQHAKSTLKDAFVIYLSPQGKQLEQNCIQKLIDKKKIILICGRYEGIDQRIIDSQVNEEWSIGNYILTGGELAAMIMIDSISRLIPGVIKKKQSLEQDSFSNNLLDYPNYTRPRIIYNMSVPKILLSGNHDKIRLWRLKQSLGNTWIKRPDLLKKNFLTKEETILLNEFKKKHK
- the rplS gene encoding 50S ribosomal protein L19; the encoded protein is MPNIIQEIEKKQLKKNIPIFRPGDTAEVKVWVVEGSKKRLQSFEGIVIAIKNRCLNSSFTVRKISNGEGVERVFQTHSRGIEEIIIKRKGLVRKAKLYYLRTRTGKAARIKEKIN
- the tldD gene encoding metalloprotease TldD, yielding MTFELVTEALLTTNKINHQDLFVSLEELCTRKLDYADLYFQSNLHESWSLENRIIKEGNYHADQGVGVRAIQGQTTGFAYADQISIDSLRKSINVAGSFISIKEKVKTKILLEKKIKPFYNFKNPLEMFSYREKSDLLYRADHIARSVDHRVIEVNATLTGSYEQILIASTDGDLATDIRPLVHFSVSVIVEDHGRREKGRSGGGNRTDYSFFLKKDDFSKEIRIDYWSREAVRIALLNLSSKEAPSGTFPVVLGPGWPGVLLHEAVGHGLEGDFNRRGTSIFTNMIGKKVASELCTIIDDGTIKDQRGSLSIDDEGTPGQYNILIEDGILKKYMQDKLNARLMGTQSTGNGRRESYSYLPIPRMTNTYMLSGKSKIDDIINSVDYGIYAINFSGGQVDITSGNFVFSTSEAYLIKKGKISTPIKNITLIGSGLEVMKKISMVGDDLKMDQGMGFCGKDGQNIPVGIGQPSIKLDSLTVGGTTV
- the aroQ gene encoding type II 3-dehydroquinate dehydratase encodes the protein MKNIKNVLVINGPNLNLLGTRETKFYGNISLTHLINDLQIKAKKLNMTLDHVQSNAEHVLIDTIHNSKDNVHYIIINPAAFTHTSIAIRDALIGVNIPFIEVHISNIYSREDFRSHSWLSDISQGVICGLGLDGYYWALKTISNRLI
- the fis gene encoding DNA-binding transcriptional regulator Fis is translated as MLEETLNTEFFVVSSISSQNKIIKKPLRESVRQSLKHFLLNLNGKNIDNLYSLALSELEQPLLDMIMQHTRGNQTRAALMMGINRSTLRKKLKKYGMN
- the rluD gene encoding 23S rRNA pseudouridine(1911/1915/1917) synthase RluD, whose amino-acid sequence is MKKIELSTIVSSIALSGKRLDQVLTHLFKQYSRSYLKQLILKNKVFVDKNIINQPDKKIFGGEIISIYPDSKELFLHLAENISLNIIYEDCDIIIINKPAGLVVHPGAGNHKGTILNALLYRYQNIQHLPRAGIVHRLDKDTSGLMVIAKNLISYNYLLKLLKKRKITRKYQGIVKGNMISGGTINAPIIRHNVKRTCMMVHSLGKKSITHYKIINRFRFHTHITIRLETGRTHQIRVHMLHIRHPLVGDPIYGGMNQKIDNIKNKNINKIVQFPRQALHATHISFHHPITKNLMSWSVPLPEDIKELLTYITNI